The following proteins are co-located in the Cyprinus carpio isolate SPL01 chromosome B19, ASM1834038v1, whole genome shotgun sequence genome:
- the LOC109107161 gene encoding E3 ubiquitin-protein ligase MYLIP-A, which translates to MLCHVTRPDAVVMEIEVDAKANGEDCLNKVCRKLGIIEVDYFGLQFSGSKGENLWLNLRNRISQQMDNLTPCRLRLRVKFFVEPHLILQEQTRHLFFMHVKEDLHRGHLRMCSEKAEELSSLLAQAEFGDYNQNTAKYWYTELCATEPNQTTINSIIAKHKALEGLSQASVEYQALQLVSSLEHYGVEWHWVRDAEGQRLAIGVGPDGIAICREDFSLVNRISYPIIQIATQSGKSVYLTVTKETSDSVVLLFKLISNRAASGLYRAITETHAFYRCDTVTNAVMMQYSRDFKGHLASLFLNENINLGKKYVFDIRRTSKEVYDYARRALYNAGIVDMMSRPGERTPSSRSPSHDQEGALDCGGCQQSRLLQEKLQKLREALLCMLCCEEEIDAAFCPCGHMVCCQNCAEQLQSCPVCRSEVEHVQHVYLPTCTSLLNLTIGGGDNSPEPIHRGMASHTCTTNDYNTTEKIYQN; encoded by the exons ATGCTCTGCCATGTAACTCGACCGGACGCGGTGGTGATGGAGATTGAAGTGGACGCGAAGGCGAACGGAGAGGACTGTCTGAATAAG GTATGTCGGAAGTTGGGAATTATTGAGGTGGATTACTTTGGGCTGCAGTTTTCTGGCAGTAAGGGAGAGAACCTGTGGCTGAACCTGAGGAACAGAATCTCCCAGCAGATGGACAATCTCACGCCCTGCAGACTACGGCTCCGAGTAAAGTTCTTCGTGGAGCCTCACCTTATTCTGCAGGAGCAGACGAG ACACCTGTTTTTTATGCATGTGAAAGAGGATCTGCATCGTGGACATCTGCGGATGTGCTCGGAAAAGGCCGAAGAGCTCAGCTCCCTCCTGGCCCAGGCAGAGTTCGGTGACTATAACCAGAACACAGCCAAGTACTGGTACACTGAACTCTGTGCCACAGAGCCCAACCAAACCACCATCAACag TATCATAGCCAAGCACAAGGCTCTGGAGGGTCTGAGCCAGGCGTCGGTGGAGTACCAGGCCCTGCAGCTGGTGTCGTCTCTGGAGCATTATGGGGTGGAGTGGCACTGGGTGCGGGATGCTGAAGGACAGAGGTTGGCTATCGGTGTGGGACCAGACGGCATCGCTATCTGCCGAGAGGACTTCAGCCTGGTTAACAG GATATCTTATCCCATAATACAAATTGCCACGCAATCAGGGAAGAGCGTGTACTTGACCGTCACCAAGGAAACCAGCGACAGTGTGGTCCTGCTGTTCAAGTTAATCAGTAATCGAGCAGCCAGCGGTCTGTATCGGGCCATCACAGAAACACACGCCTTTTACAG GTGTGACACGGTAACAAACGCCGTCATGATGCAATACAGCCGTGATTTCAAGGGTCACCTGGCTTCACTTTTCCTCAATGAGAACATCAACCTGGGCAAGAAGTATGTATTCGACATCCGGCGGACCTCCAAGGAAGTGTACGACTACGCCAGACGCGCGCTGTACAACGCCGGTATCGTGGACATGATGTCAAGGCCGGGGGAGCGCACTCCGTCGTCCCGATCGCCATCCCATGACCAGGAGGGGGCGCTGGACTGCGGGGGCTGCCAGCAGAGCCGGCTGCTGCAGGAGAAGCTGCAGAAGCTGCGGGAGGCGCTGCTGTGCATGCTGTGCTGCGAGGAAGAGATCGACGCTGCGTTCTGCCCCTGCGGTCACATGGTGTGCTGCCAGAACTGTGCTGAACAGCTGCAG TCATGCCCGGTGTGTCGGTCAGAGGTGGAGCACGTCCAGCACGTCTACTTGCCTACATGCACCAGTCTGCTGAACCTGACCATCGGCGGCGGCGACAACAGCCCCGAACCCATCCACCGAGGCATGGCCTCCCACACCTGCACTACCAACGACTACAACACCACGGAGAAGATCTACCAAAACTAA